The Kozakia baliensis genome includes a region encoding these proteins:
- a CDS encoding DUF3576 domain-containing protein, which produces MTPRLQPIAPRSVRWNAKIRPGHAVRLAPMLGLVLLSACGGGRDPDSLTQPRNHLMGVDRGATGGDDQLQGGVNAYLWRGAIDTLSFMPFASADAVGGVILTDWYQPPSSPGERFKIATYILDRRLRSDALRVSVFRQVKQGNEWVDTPVAANTTSDITTRILARARQLRADNGNRDK; this is translated from the coding sequence ATGACTCCTCGTTTGCAGCCGATTGCCCCTCGCTCTGTTCGATGGAACGCGAAAATCCGTCCAGGACATGCCGTTCGTTTGGCGCCCATGTTGGGACTGGTCTTGCTGAGCGCCTGCGGTGGAGGGCGAGACCCCGACAGCCTGACGCAACCGCGCAATCATCTGATGGGCGTGGATCGTGGCGCGACAGGCGGCGATGACCAGCTTCAGGGCGGCGTCAACGCCTATCTCTGGCGTGGTGCGATCGATACGCTTTCCTTCATGCCGTTCGCCTCGGCAGACGCCGTGGGCGGCGTGATCCTGACCGATTGGTATCAGCCGCCTTCCAGCCCGGGCGAACGCTTCAAGATCGCGACGTATATTCTGGACCGCCGTTTGCGCTCTGACGCGCTGCGCGTTTCCGTGTTCCGTCAGGTCAAGCAGGGGAATGAATGGGTCGATACGCCGGTGGCGGCGAATACGACATCCGACATCACCACACGCATTTTGGCCCGTGCGCGTCAATTGCGCGCCGATAACGGCAACCGCGACAAGTAA